The region CAAACGTTTTTACCCCTAGTGTTCGAGAGGCAAGAATGTAGTCGAGTTCCTTAAGTTTTAAAACTTGAGATCTCACGACACGGCTCATGCCAATCCACCCTGTAATCAACAAAGCAATCGTAATCGACATAATCCCTGGTTTCATGATAATAACTAGTAAAGTAACGATAACTAAGTTAGGAATCCCACTTAAAATTTCAATAAAACGTTGCATATAGATATCAGTTCGTCCCCCAACATATCCAGAAATCATTCCATAAGTCATCCCAAACACCATATCAATCAAAACAGCAAGCGCTGCAATATACAAAGAAACTCGCGTTCCAATCCAAACACGTGTCCAGATGTCACGTCCAAGCGTATCTGTTCCGAAAAAATAATAGACATTTTCAAGTCCACGTTGTTCATATACATTCACACCATTATGTGTTCCATCAAAAATTCCTAATTTTTCGAGGAATGGAATACGTGGTGGCAAGTTCACATGATCCATCATAACCGAATCATATGCATGAGATGAAAGCATAGGCGCAAAAATAGCCATAATAAGTAAAAATAAAATGAAGCAGGCTCCCACTACAGCCCCCTTATTCTTTCTAAATCGATGCAGTACATCTCTCCAAAACGACTGTCCTTCGTAAACAATGTCAGTCTTCATCGCCTCATCTTGGAATACTAGTTCAAAATCATTTTGTAAAAAATCTTGATTATGATTCATGACTACCACCTTCTTTCGATAAACGGATTCTTGGATCAATTACTCCATATAAAATATCCACAACTAGCATCACACCAATAAATAAAATACTGTAAATGAAGGAAAGTGCAATGACGACATTGTAATCATTCACCTGAATCGCAGTCACTAAAAGACTTCCCATTCCTGGAATCGCAAAAATCTTCTCAACCACGAGACTACCCGTCATTAAACTCACCATTAAAGGTGCCACGACTGTAATAACTGGAATCAAAGCATTTCGAAGCCCATGTTTAAACACAAGATGCATCTTCTTAACACCTTTAGCTTCAACCAATAACATATAATCAGATTTCAAGACATCGACCATTTCAGAACGTAAAAACCTCGCCACGTTCGCAATAACAAACATCGATAAGGCAATGGTCGGTAAAATACTTGAAATCATCGGTTTACTCATGTTGTAGGTGATTGGAAACATTTTTAATTTATATCCTAGATAAAAGCAAAGTCCAAGTGCAAACACATAAGACGGTACACTTACCCCAATAACTGAAATAACGGTTGCCGTTGAATCTATCCACGTATTTCGTTTAAGTGCCGCCACTAATCCAAGACATAACCCAATAATAGTTCCAAGCACAATCGCTTGAAGTCCAATTCGAATCGTAATCATCACACGCCCACTAATTAACGTACTCACTGGGACATCTTTTTGGATTGCATAAGAAACCCCAAAGTCTCCATCTAAAATGACTAATTTCAAATAATTAAAAAATCGCGTAAAAATCGGCTGATCGAGCCCATATTTTGCATTTAGCAAAGCCAGTTGGCTCTCTGTTAGCTTCTCATCATTAAAAGGTGAGCCCGGCATCAATTCAAGCATTAAAAATAAAAATAGCAAAATCAAAAAAATGGTGACCACCGAAATCGCTAACCGCTTCAACACATATTTCCACATCCCCATCACCCCCGTATAGATAGGTCCAGATAAGTTTTACACTGTAAAAACTTTAATTAGACTATAACCGCTCTTAATCATAAAAACTTCCGTACTAAGACCCCCTTCAAAATGGTAAAAAATATTACAGAGAGTTATCTCCCTGTAATATTTTTTGCTTAATCTTCTATACTTGCATTTCGATAAATAAATGGAACCCCTACTGAGTGAGTTTCAACACCTTTTAATTTTGGATTAATTAAATAGGTATTACCTTGTTGATAAAGTGGTGCTAAAGCTGCATCTTCACCAAGTAATATTGCTTCAGCTTCCTTCATCGCTTCCCAACGTGCTTCCACATCGTAAACTAAATCCCCTTTATCAATGCGTTCCATTAACGTATCGTACGCTTCACTTGAATAATTCGGATAATTATTCGTTACCCCTGTAATAAATAAATCTAAATAAGTCGTTGGGTCTGCATAATCTGGTCCCCATCGAGTTAATCCAAGTTCATAATCTCCTGTACGCATTAACTCAAGACGTTGTTTTTTCGGTTGAGATTTTAACTCAATCGTTAATCCAGGTAAATTTGTTTGTAACTCTGATTGAATAAACTCTGCACATTTTTTACTTGAATCAGTATCTTCAAATAATAATTCAAGTGTTAGGCTATCGATTCCAAGCTCAGCCTTTGCCACTTCCCAATATTCCCCTGCTTTAGCCGCATCATAAGCTAAATAAGTATCAGAAGTCTCACGGAAATCTTTAGCATCTGGTCCAGTCGCTAAGCTAACTGGCACAATAAAATCTGCAACAGTCGAACCATCATTTAACACTGTATCGGTTAATTGCTCTTTATTCACCGCTAATGCTAACGCACGACGTAAATTCACATTTTGTAATTCAGTCACTTCATGGTTTGGAGACATATACCATAAGTAACCTTCATGAATTAAATTGAACGCTTCATTATCTTTATAAAGATCCACAATTTCACCTGTTAAACGAACAATATCTAAGTTTCCAGATTCAAATTCAAGCGCTGCAGTTTGAGCATCTTTCATGATTTTATACTCAATACCATCTAGTTGAACGTCATCTTTTGCATAGTAAGAATCATTTTTCTCAACTTTAAAACTATTACCTTGAATCCACTCTGTCATTTTAAATGGTCCGTTTGCAAGTAAACTTTCTGGACTTTGCGCATAATTACTTCCTTGCTCAGTGACGAACGCCTCATTTAATGGTAAGAATGATGGAAACGCCATAAGCTGTAAGAAAAATGGTACAGGTAATTCAAGCGATACTTCTAATGTATAATCATCTACCGCTTTAACCCCAAGATCTTCTAATGGTTTTTCACCTGCATTAATCGCTGCCGCATTTTTAACTGCTGCCACATCCATGATGAACGCATATTCAGAAGCTGTGGCAGGATCAACAAGTCGGCGCCAAGCATAAACAAAGTCATTCGCTGTAACAGGTGTTCCATTATCCCACGCAGCATCTTCACGTAGATGGAACGTATAAGTTAAACCGTCTTCTGACAGATCATAACCTGTCGCAATCGCTGGGACGGCACTTCCCGCTGCATCTAATGTGTATAACCCTTCGATGGTTGCGGCAATCACCTCAAATGATAACCCATCGGTTGCAATATGTTGATCCATTGATGCTAACTCAACATCTTTTGCAACACGTAACACATTGCTACTTGATTCTTCTCCCCCTGAACAAGCAACAAGTGTTACTGCACAACAAAATATAAAAGTTAAGACTCGCAACTTTTTCATAAGTTTCCTCCCCTTTCATACTAGTGTAATAACGGCTACAAATGTAGCCTCACTCCCCTTCGTTAGCCCATAAAAATACAAAATTCAAGGAATTATAGCATTTTCCCCTTCGCTAATCGAAGTATAATTCACTATATTCACAAGATTTACACATCATTCCTAGAAAACGCTATTAATTTTTCTTTTCCTACATAAAAACCGTAAGAATAAATCTTACGACTTTTTAATATTTATTTAAGATTTTCTTCCATCCACAATGTGTTATTCCCCTATTAATCATCTATAGAGAAGCCATCGCTTAGACATTAAACTAAAAAAGTTGCCTTTCGGCAACTTTACATAATAAATACTCAGTCCATTACCTCTTATCACCCCAGCAGTTGCGGATAACTAAGAGTTCGTCCTTTGGACTCTCTACTTAGTCTGGGGACCCTCCCCAGCAGTTGAGGATTGTTCCCATTCTAAAGTTTATTTAATGTTTTATCAGATATCAACTCATTATCACCCCGGTGGTTGAGGATAACTAAGAGTTCGTCTTTTGGACTCTCTACTTAGTCTGGGGACCCTCCCTACCAGTGGAGGATAGCTACGATCTCACTTTGCCTTTATTTAATCTAAATTCATTCTATAACTTTTTATTGCCCATTAATTGTTATTAAAAAATAGTTCGCTAACCATACTTTATTTAATATCTCTTCAGCCTACAACCACAAATCACCCCAGCAGTTGAGGATTGTTCACTTCGTTCACTGCCGGGGGCCCCACTTTGTAAAGTAAAATAAAAAAAGTTGCCTTTCGGCAACTTTTTTATTTTACTTTACTTCCATTTGGTAATTCGTCAATGATTGTTGGTAATGTTAATTTTCCATCGTTAGATGCTGCTAATACCATACCTTGTGATAATTCACCACGTAATTTAACTGGTTTTAAGTTTGTAACAACTAATACTTTTTTACCTACTAGTTGTTCTGGTTGGTAGTGTTCAGCGATTCCTGATACGATTTGGCGTACTTCTGATCCTAAGTCGATTTGAGATACTAATAAGCGGTCTGCTTTAGGGTGTTGTTTACACTCTTTGATTTCTCCGACTTTGATTTCTACTTTCATGAAGTCGTCAATTCCGATTTGAGGAATTTCTTCTACTTCTACTGCTTTTTCTTCAACTTTTTTAGGTTCTTCAGCTGGTTTAACTGAACCTTTCATTTGTTCTTTGATGTATTCCACTTCTACTTCAACCTCCAAGCGTGGGAAGATTGGTGTTCCTTTAGAAACAACCTTAGTTCCTTCTGCTAATGTATTGTAATTATTTAAACTGCTCCATTCTTTAGACGCTGCCCCTTCAATTCCTAATTGAGCGAAAATTTGTGGCGTTGTGCGTGGCATAAATGGTTCAATCATGATAGCAATCTGACGTAAGCTTTCTGCTAAGTGACACATTACCGATTCTAATGCAGCTTTATTTGCTTCATCTTTTGCTAATACCCAAGGAGCTGTTTCGTCGATGTATTTATTCGTACGAGCAACTAACGCCCAGATATCAGATAAAACGATACTAAATTGCATATCTTCAAAATTTTTCTCAACTTTTTCAACTGTTGTTTTGATGAAGTCTTCTAATGTTTGATCAAATTCAGTTACTTGACCTGCATATGCTGGAATAACTCCATCGAAGTATTTATTAATCATAGAAACCGTACGGTTTAATAAGTTTCCTAAATCATTTGCTAAATCAAAGTTTACGCGCTCAACGAATGATTCTGGTGAGAATACTCCATCTTGTCCGAATGGTAATTCACGTAATAAGAAGTAACGCACAGCGTCAAGTCCATAACGTTCAATTAACATTTCAGGATATACCACGTTTCCTTTAGATTTAGACATTTTCCCGTCTTTCATCATGATAAATCCATGAGCAAAGATTTTTTTAGGCAATGGTAAATCTAAAGCCATTAAGAAGATTGGCCAATAAATCGTGTGGAAACGAACGATATCTTTCCCAACAACATGTACATCTGCTGGCCAGTATTTATTGAATAATTCTTCATTATCTGATCCGTAACCTAATGCCGTGATGTAGTTAGATAAAGCATCTACCCATACATAAATAACGTGCTTAATATCTCCAGGAACTTTAACTCCCCAATCAAACGTCGTACGAGAAACTGATAAGTCCTCTAAACCTGGTTTAATAAAGTTATTAACCATCTCATTTTTACGAGATTCAGGTAAAATAAATTCAGGATTAGCATTGTAATATTCCATTAAACGATCCGCATATTTTTTCATGTTGAAGAAATAAGATTCTTCTTTCACGACTTTCACGTCACGACCACAGTCTGGACATTTTCCATCCACTAATTGAGTCTCAGTATAATAAGACTCACAAGGTGTACAATATAAACCTTCATAGTGACCTTTGTAAATATCACCATTTTCCATGAATTTAGCGAAAATTTTCTCAACCATCTCTTCATGACGTTTTTCAGTCGTACGAATGAAATCATCATTTGTGATGTCCATCATTTCCCATAACTTTTTGGCTGCATCAGCAATTTCATCTACATAAGCCTGTGGCTCTTTTCCAGCTTCTTGAGCTTTTTCTTGAATTTTTTGTCCATGCTCATCCATACCCGTTAAGAAACGAACATCAAATCCACGGCTACGTTTATAAC is a window of Turicibacter sanguinis DNA encoding:
- a CDS encoding ABC transporter permease; amino-acid sequence: MWKYVLKRLAISVVTIFLILLFLFLMLELMPGSPFNDEKLTESQLALLNAKYGLDQPIFTRFFNYLKLVILDGDFGVSYAIQKDVPVSTLISGRVMITIRIGLQAIVLGTIIGLCLGLVAALKRNTWIDSTATVISVIGVSVPSYVFALGLCFYLGYKLKMFPITYNMSKPMISSILPTIALSMFVIANVARFLRSEMVDVLKSDYMLLVEAKGVKKMHLVFKHGLRNALIPVITVVAPLMVSLMTGSLVVEKIFAIPGMGSLLVTAIQVNDYNVVIALSFIYSILFIGVMLVVDILYGVIDPRIRLSKEGGSHES
- the metG gene encoding methionine--tRNA ligase; the encoded protein is MSKPTFYITTPIYYPSGKFHIGTAYTTVASDAMARYKRSRGFDVRFLTGMDEHGQKIQEKAQEAGKEPQAYVDEIADAAKKLWEMMDITNDDFIRTTEKRHEEMVEKIFAKFMENGDIYKGHYEGLYCTPCESYYTETQLVDGKCPDCGRDVKVVKEESYFFNMKKYADRLMEYYNANPEFILPESRKNEMVNNFIKPGLEDLSVSRTTFDWGVKVPGDIKHVIYVWVDALSNYITALGYGSDNEELFNKYWPADVHVVGKDIVRFHTIYWPIFLMALDLPLPKKIFAHGFIMMKDGKMSKSKGNVVYPEMLIERYGLDAVRYFLLRELPFGQDGVFSPESFVERVNFDLANDLGNLLNRTVSMINKYFDGVIPAYAGQVTEFDQTLEDFIKTTVEKVEKNFEDMQFSIVLSDIWALVARTNKYIDETAPWVLAKDEANKAALESVMCHLAESLRQIAIMIEPFMPRTTPQIFAQLGIEGAASKEWSSLNNYNTLAEGTKVVSKGTPIFPRLEVEVEVEYIKEQMKGSVKPAEEPKKVEEKAVEVEEIPQIGIDDFMKVEIKVGEIKECKQHPKADRLLVSQIDLGSEVRQIVSGIAEHYQPEQLVGKKVLVVTNLKPVKLRGELSQGMVLAASNDGKLTLPTIIDELPNGSKVK
- the opp3C gene encoding oligopeptide ABC transporter permease, producing the protein MNHNQDFLQNDFELVFQDEAMKTDIVYEGQSFWRDVLHRFRKNKGAVVGACFILFLLIMAIFAPMLSSHAYDSVMMDHVNLPPRIPFLEKLGIFDGTHNGVNVYEQRGLENVYYFFGTDTLGRDIWTRVWIGTRVSLYIAALAVLIDMVFGMTYGMISGYVGGRTDIYMQRFIEILSGIPNLVIVTLLVIIMKPGIMSITIALLITGWIGMSRVVRSQVLKLKELDYILASRTLGVKTFGIIRQDILPNIFGQVIIMSMFSIPNAIFYESFLAFIGLGLQPPMASLGVLISDGFKSLLAYPHMLMFPVVVLAILMLSFNMLADGLRDAFDPKMKDM
- a CDS encoding peptide ABC transporter substrate-binding protein, whose translation is MKKLRVLTFIFCCAVTLVACSGGEESSSNVLRVAKDVELASMDQHIATDGLSFEVIAATIEGLYTLDAAGSAVPAIATGYDLSEDGLTYTFHLREDAAWDNGTPVTANDFVYAWRRLVDPATASEYAFIMDVAAVKNAAAINAGEKPLEDLGVKAVDDYTLEVSLELPVPFFLQLMAFPSFLPLNEAFVTEQGSNYAQSPESLLANGPFKMTEWIQGNSFKVEKNDSYYAKDDVQLDGIEYKIMKDAQTAALEFESGNLDIVRLTGEIVDLYKDNEAFNLIHEGYLWYMSPNHEVTELQNVNLRRALALAVNKEQLTDTVLNDGSTVADFIVPVSLATGPDAKDFRETSDTYLAYDAAKAGEYWEVAKAELGIDSLTLELLFEDTDSSKKCAEFIQSELQTNLPGLTIELKSQPKKQRLELMRTGDYELGLTRWGPDYADPTTYLDLFITGVTNNYPNYSSEAYDTLMERIDKGDLVYDVEARWEAMKEAEAILLGEDAALAPLYQQGNTYLINPKLKGVETHSVGVPFIYRNASIED